One Chitinophaga parva DNA segment encodes these proteins:
- a CDS encoding class I SAM-dependent methyltransferase, translating into MRTTAITYGYDRIADIKRLNFITDSLKQYIPDGGSVLDVGCGNGVISRHLGQFGYNVLGIDISEKTIAVANKANTYPNVKFAAISAEALTAQGETYDAVICSEVIEHLDQPELLLHTIHASLKDDGLLIVTVPNGNGPRELCVTRPMLKARNNPAVWNSINKVKKALGFRGTTAQSQADNLDHVQFFTRNDLRELARNSSFDIIRFAKTNFVEDVFPFSILTRRIKFLQTIDCQVAEILPYAFTGGFNTLWRKANK; encoded by the coding sequence ATGAGAACAACCGCAATAACCTACGGATACGATCGAATTGCCGATATAAAAAGACTGAACTTCATCACAGACAGCCTGAAGCAGTATATTCCCGACGGCGGCAGTGTGCTGGATGTAGGATGTGGCAATGGCGTGATCAGCCGGCACCTGGGCCAGTTTGGCTACAACGTGCTGGGCATAGATATCAGCGAAAAAACCATTGCCGTGGCTAACAAAGCCAATACTTATCCCAACGTGAAATTTGCAGCCATCAGCGCAGAAGCACTGACCGCGCAGGGCGAAACCTACGACGCCGTGATCTGCAGTGAAGTGATAGAGCACCTGGACCAGCCGGAGTTATTACTGCACACCATACACGCCTCCCTGAAGGATGACGGCCTGCTGATCGTTACCGTGCCCAATGGCAACGGGCCGCGGGAGCTGTGCGTAACAAGGCCCATGCTGAAAGCCAGGAACAATCCTGCTGTGTGGAATAGCATTAACAAAGTAAAGAAAGCGTTAGGCTTCAGGGGTACCACCGCGCAGTCGCAGGCGGATAACCTGGACCACGTGCAATTCTTTACCCGGAATGATCTCCGTGAACTGGCCAGGAACAGCTCATTTGATATTATCCGGTTTGCCAAGACAAACTTCGTGGAGGATGTGTTTCCTTTTTCCATCCTGACACGCCGCATAAAATTCCTGCAAACGATCGATTGCCAGGTAGCGGAAATACTGCCTTACGCCTTTACCGGCGGGTTTAACACCCTGTGGCGTAAAGCAAATAAATAG
- a CDS encoding glycosyltransferase family 4 protein, with translation MGSDKKIRVLETIRQGKIGGGESHVLDLVATLNKDEFEPVVLSFTDGPMIEALQQMGIPVRVIQSEKAFDIGVWKAVKRFIAAEKIDIVHVHGTRANTNVLWAARSLGLPIVYTIHGWSFHEGLHPVAKRLRIAAEKFITGKARVNICVSAANQQAGNHAFGTFNSIVIRNGVNLQKFNAAGGYTDIRALFNIPADKIVVCYIARMTYQKDPLTMVRAFAQAHAGAPQLHLLMVGDGELKEATMQEATKLGVERMITFAGFRQDIPAILSAADIYCLPSLWEGFPIGVLEAMAMGKAVVATDVDGTREAVTHNKNGVLVQPQDVNGIAQELIALATDPQRRASLQEEARATVLQNFNVTGMTGAVEKVYHQLHKS, from the coding sequence ATGGGAAGTGACAAAAAGATAAGAGTGCTGGAGACCATCCGCCAGGGAAAAATAGGCGGGGGAGAAAGCCATGTGCTGGACCTGGTAGCTACGCTGAACAAAGACGAGTTTGAGCCGGTGGTACTATCTTTCACAGACGGGCCCATGATCGAAGCGCTGCAGCAGATGGGCATACCGGTCCGGGTGATCCAAAGTGAAAAAGCATTTGACATCGGCGTGTGGAAAGCGGTAAAACGTTTTATTGCCGCTGAAAAGATAGATATTGTGCACGTGCACGGCACCCGGGCAAACACCAATGTGCTGTGGGCCGCCCGCAGCCTGGGCCTGCCCATCGTGTACACTATCCACGGGTGGTCTTTCCATGAAGGGCTGCACCCGGTGGCAAAACGACTGCGCATTGCCGCAGAGAAATTTATTACCGGAAAGGCCCGCGTTAATATCTGCGTTTCCGCTGCCAATCAACAGGCTGGCAACCACGCTTTCGGCACCTTCAACAGCATCGTGATCCGGAATGGGGTGAACCTGCAGAAGTTCAATGCAGCCGGCGGGTATACGGATATCAGGGCTTTGTTTAACATACCGGCAGATAAGATCGTGGTATGCTACATTGCCCGGATGACCTACCAGAAAGACCCGCTTACCATGGTGAGGGCTTTTGCACAGGCACATGCCGGCGCACCGCAGCTGCACCTGCTGATGGTGGGCGATGGTGAGCTGAAGGAAGCCACCATGCAGGAAGCGACAAAACTGGGCGTGGAACGGATGATCACGTTTGCGGGCTTCCGGCAAGATATCCCGGCCATCCTGAGCGCCGCAGATATTTACTGCCTGCCCTCTTTATGGGAAGGATTTCCCATCGGGGTGCTGGAAGCCATGGCCATGGGCAAGGCCGTAGTGGCCACGGATGTAGATGGCACCCGGGAAGCCGTGACCCACAACAAAAACGGGGTACTGGTACAGCCACAGGATGTAAACGGCATTGCGCAGGAATTGATCGCATTGGCCACAGACCCGCAACGCAGGGCGTCCCTGCAGGAAGAAGCCCGGGCCACCGTGTTGCAAAATTTCAATGTAACCGGGATGACGGGTGCAGTAGAAAAGGTTTATCATCAACTACATAAAAGTTAA